In a genomic window of Gambusia affinis linkage group LG04, SWU_Gaff_1.0, whole genome shotgun sequence:
- the LOC122829687 gene encoding complement C3-like isoform X3 → MGSDRRTCCLQLRLIACLAFFSLFSPGAGSPVYVMSAPNLLRIGTEERIFIEIQDNVNPNGDVTVPIRVMNHPTKDTTFASTSVTLTDQTHFQAFAKIVIPPDTFDKYRNGKHYVTLQAQFPDRLLEKVVLVSFQYGFIFIQTDKPIYTPSSSVRFRIFPMWPDMQSPSNTSINFEIVTPVGIVIESKIISLKNLASGIYSAEYRLGNIVSFGNWRIVANFHSNAAESFTTEFEVKEYVLPSFEVKLLLPPKTPFFYVDSSSLNITIQATYTFGREVDGTAYVVFGLMNGDEKKSFPSSLQRVRIQNGNGMVTLWKKHITKTYENILNLVGRSMYVSVSVLTESGSEMVEAELRGIQIVQSPYTIRFKRTPKYFKPGMSFDITVEVLNPDGSPAVGIPVSVTCSDECAGQNTGLLATTESNGMARLSVNTIAELQRLQITANTNYPENEPNRQARATMVALPYKSSSNSLLRLSVFQAEVELGKSMKVDFYFSKPESQEKHITYLIWDVVEQYDTGCTAGGGKDGRNVFYDAGLLFESSYGGTPSRTDFKCPTATRRKRERTIMEVRTSLLSDFKDHLQKDCCLDGMKETPVSYTCERRTEYIMDGPECKQAFLLCCNEMRKQRDERKVEILHLARSETDDYVSRDEITSRSKFPESWFWKDIPLNSCPENDPKCTTVSAEIPQRLPDTITTWQLTAISMSKTHGLCVAKPLQIITWKPFFIDLRLPYSAVQGEQLEIRAILHNYNDYSITVRLEFKEEASICSSAYKKRWFRNEFQVGSQTTRAVPFIIIPMKHGSFPIEVKAAVKGSYHSDGVRKMLLVVPQGVLMKEQTRQILNPARKGGRQEEIINSNISMAYLVPNTPKTTLISLTGIGQMNTLLDNVISGESMSDLIRAPSGCGEQNMAGVTLPVIAALYLDKTNQWESVGFEKRNEAIQHIRTGYQAQFEFRKGDGSFAIYPHRPSTTWLTAYVAKVFAMATPYVHIESHMVCGAIKFLILKTQRPDGMFVEVGEVWDRTMIGDVGGVDSDASMTAFCLISMKESSEMCSDYVPALSNSMTKAQAYLEQRLPRLTNPYAVALTSYALANFKKLDRNVLFKHAAQDRTHWPVQKGKDATLEATAYALLALVKDQAFQEAKPIVRWLSQQQKYEGGYGSTQATIMVYQAVAEYASNVNEPPFDLNVDISIKGRSLMNKINLNNQNHYTTRTSKFDGINKDVTVTATGTGEATFNMVSLYYAIPTKKESDCEMFDLTLHLFEESSEEDKRVYKLKIEVLYKNMERNASMSILDIGLPTGYTFNKNDLDALSKGRDRIIDDYEADKELSEKGSLIIYLKMVPNSRPEEISFRIEQSMPVGFLQPAAVSVYEYYETASEKRCVKFYRPQRESGELLRLCEGEACLCAEENCSKQRKEGLSNDNRLAKACESSESSKIDFVYKVVVEDFSGNYTSDSYTVRILQTYKKGTTDESPQGKYRTFLSYKHCREALDLKPSKTYLIMGSSSDIHIVGTSYRYIIGETTWVEYWPTREECQTDIHYSVCSDLENMEDQLLHFGCMMKK, encoded by the exons ATATGTGATGTCTGCACCCAACCTGCTGAGAATCGGAACAGAAGAAAGAATTTTCATTGAGATTCAGGACAATGTGAATCCGAATGGAGATGTGACCGTTCCAATACGTGTGATGAACCATCCAACCAAAGACACAACATTCGCATCCACATCTGTGACTCTAACAGATCAAACACACTTCCAGGCCTTTGCAAAAATTGTG ATTCCTCCTGACACATTTGACAAATACCGTAATGGAAAGCACTATGTTACTCTTCAAGCACAATTCCCTGATCGATTGCTCGAGAAGGTTGTGTTGGTTTCCTTCCAATATGGCTTCATTTTCATTCAGACCGACAAACCCATCTACACACCCAGCAGCTCAG TTCGCTTCAGGATTTTTCCGATGTGGCCCGACATGCAGTCCCCATCGAATACTTCAATCAATTTTGAAATTGTG acCCCTGTTGGAATTGTTATAGAGTCTAAGATCATCTCACTCAAGAATCTGGCGTCAGGAATCTACTCGGCTGAGTACCGTCTGGGTAATATTGTCAG CTTTGGAAATTGGAGGATCGTAGCCAACTTTCACAGCAATGCAGCAGAAAGTTTCACTACAGAGTTTGAAGTTAAAGAATATG TGCTTCCCAGCTTTGAAGTTAAATTGTTGCTTCCACCTAAGACTCCCTTCTTCTATGTTGACAGCAGTTCCCTCAATATCACCATCCAAGCTAC GTATACGTTTGGTAGAGAGGTCGATGGAACCGCTTATGTGGTGTTTGGGCTCATGAACGGCGATGAAAAAAAGAGCTTTCCAAGTTCCCTTCAAAGAGTCCGG ATCCAAAATGGTAATGGAATGGTAACTCTATGGAAGAAACATATCACAAAAACCTACGAAAACATCCTCAATCTGGTCGGAAGGTCCATGTATGTATCTGTCAGTGTGCTGACTGAGAGTG GTAGCGAAATGGTGGAGGCAGAATTAAGAGGAATCCAGATTGTCCAATCCCCTTACACGATCCGcttcaaaagaacacccaaaTATTTCAAGCCAGGCATGTCGTTTGACATAACG GTAGAAGTTTTGAATCCAGATGGTTCTCCAGCAGTGGGCATACCTGTGTCCGTTACCTGTTCTGACGAATGTGCTGGCCAAAACACTGGACTTTTGGCCACCACTGAAAGCAATGGGATGGCAAGACTTTCTGTTAACACCATAGCTGAGTTACAAAGACTGCAAATCACA GCAAATACTAATTATCCTGAAAATGAACCAAATAGACAAGCAAGGGCCACAATGGTTGCTCTACCATATAAATCCTCAAGCAACAGTTTACTTCGCCTAA GTGTCTTCCAAGCAGAAGTGGAGCTGGGGAAATCGATGAAAGTCGACTTCTACTTCTCCAAACCAGAAAGTCAGGAAAAACACATCACATACCTG ATATGGGATGTAGTGGAGCAATATGACACGGGCTGCACAGCAGGTGGAGGGAAGGACGGGAGGAATGTGTTCTATGATGCAGGACTCTTGTTTGAGAGCAGTTATGGTGGAACACCATCCAGAACAG ATTTTAAATGCCCCACTGCCACcaggaggaaaagagaaagaaccATCATGGAAGTCAGAACCAGCTTAt tAAGTGATTTTAAAGACCATTTACAAAAGGACTGCTGTTTGGATGGTATGAAGGAAACCCCTGTTTCATACACCTGTGAGAGGCGCACTGAGTACATCATGGATGGTCCAGAATGCAAGCAGGCCTTCCTACTCTGCTGCAACGAGATGAGAAAACAGAGAGACGAGAGGAAGGTGGAAATCCTACACCTAGCTCGCA GTGAGACAGATGATTACGTATCCAGGGATGAAATAACGTCACGCTCCAAATTCCCAGAAAGTTGGTTTTGGAAGGATATTCCACTAAATAGCTGCCCTGAAAACGACCCCAAATG TACGACTGTGTCAGCTGAGATACCTCAACGTTTGCCGGACACAATCACAACGTGGCAGCTGACTGCCATCAGCATGTCAAAAACTCATG GTCTCTGTGTGGCCAAACCATTGCAGATCATTACCTGGAAGCCGTTCTTTATTGACCTAAGGCTGCCCTACTCAGCTGTTCAAGGAGAACAACTGGAAATTAGGGCAATTCTCCACAACTACAATGACTATTCCATAACT GTACGCCTTGAGTTTAAAGAGGAGGCCAGTATCTGCAGTTCAGCTTACAAAAAAAGGTGGTTTCGAAATGAGTTCCAGGTCGGAAGCCAAACTACAAGAGCTGTACCATTTATCATTATTCCCATGAAGCATGGATCTTTTCCTATTGAGGTCAAAGCAGCTGTTAAAGGCTCTTACCACTCAGATGGAGTCAGAAAGATGTTGCTTGTTGTG cCTCAAGGTGTGCTGATGAAAGAGCAAACAAGACAAATTCTAAATCCTGCTAGAAAAG GCGGAAGGCAAGAGGAAATTATTAACAGTAACATTTCCATGGCCTATCTGGTTCCAAATACACCCAAGACCACTCTGATCTCTTTGACAG GTATTGGGCAGATGAATACACTGTTGGATAATGTCATTAGTGGGGAGTCCATGAGTGATCTAATTAGAGCGCCCTCTGGATGTGGAGAGCAGAACATGGCTGGCGTGACCCTCCCTGTAATTGCAGCTTTATATTTGGACAAAACCAACCAATGGGAAAGTGTGGGCTTTGAAAAGCGCAATGAAGCTATACAACACATTCGAACAG GTTACCAAGCACAGTTCGAATTTCGTAAAGGTGATGGATCTTTTGCTATTTATCCACACAGACCAAGCACCACCTG GTTGACTGCATATGTTGCCAAGGTGTTTGCCATGGCAACACCCTATGTGCACATTGAATCCCATATGGTATGTGGTGCTATCAAGTTTCTGATTCTAAAGACACAGAGACCAGACGGCATGTTTGTGGAAGTTGGAGAGGTGTGGGACAGGACAATGATT GGGGATGTGGGCGGTGTAGATTCTGATGCCTCCATGACTGCTTTCTGCCTGATTTCCATGAAGGAGTCAAGTGAAATGTGTTCTGACTATGTTCCT GCCCTTTCAAACAGCATGACAAAAGCACAAGCCTACTTGGAACAACGACTGCCGAGGCTCACCAACCCTTATGCTGTTGCGTTGACATCATACGCCCtggcaaactttaaaaaactggaCCGAAACGTTCTCTTCAAGCATGCTGCCCAAG ATCGAACACACTGGCCTGTTCAAAAGGGGAAAGATGCTACACTGGAGGCCACAGCTTATGCTCTTCTTGCACTTGTTAAGGACCAG GCATTTCAAGAAGCTAAACCTATTGTACGATGGCTCAGCCAACAGCAAAAATACGAGGGAGGCTACGGATCAACTCAG GCTACTATAATGGTGTATCAGGCTGTGGCAGAGTATGCCTCCAATGTGAATGAGCCTCCTTTTGATCTAAATGTGGACATATCAATCAAAGGCAGGTCACTGATGAACAAGATAAACTTGAACAATCAAAATCACTACACCACTAGAACATCTAAG TTTGACGGCATTAATAAGGATGTCACAGTAACTGCAACAGGGACAGGAGAAGCAACGTTTAAT ATGGTATCACTTTATTATGCAATCCCAACAAAAAAGGAGAGTGACTGTGAGATGTTTGACCTGACATTGCATCTTTTTGAAG agaGCTCTGAAGAAGATAAAAGAGTGTACAAACTCAAGATAGAAGTTTT gtacAAAAACATGGAGCGCAATGCATCCATGTCTATCTTGGATATTGGTTTACCGACAGGCTatacatttaacaaaaatgacCTGGACGCA TTGTCTAAAGGGCGTGACCGCATCATTGATGATTATGAGGCAGACAAAGAGCTATCCGAAAAGGGATCCCTGATCATTTATCTGAAGATG GTTCCTAACAGCCGGCCTGAAGAAATCTCTTTCAGGATAGAACAAAGCATGCCAGTGGGGTTCTTGCAACCTGCTGCTGTGTCTGTCTACGAGTACTATGAGA CTGCTTCAGAGAAACGGTGTGTGAAGTTCTACCGTCCTCAGAGGGAAAGTGGCGAGTTATTGAGGCTTTGTGAAGGCGAGGCATGTCTCTGTGCTGAAG aaaactgcagtaaacagagaaaagagggaCTCAGCAATGATAACCGTCTTGCAAAAGCTTGTGAATCCTCAGAATCAAGCAAAATAGATTTTG tttacaaAGTAGTTGTGGAGGATTTTTCTGGCAATTACACCAGCGACTCCTACACCGTGCGCATTTTGCAAACCTATAAGAAAG GGACGACTGATGAGAGTCCACAGGGAAAATACCGCACATTCCTTAGTTACAAGCACTGCAGAGAGGCGCTGGATCTGAAACCAAGCAAAACCTACCTGATCATGGGTTCATCATCTGATATTCACATCGTTGGCACCTC ATACCGGTACATCATTGGTGAGACTACTTGGGTCGAGTACTGGCCGACCAGAGAAGAGTGCCAGACTGACATACATTACTCCGTTTGTTCGGATTTGGAGAACATGGAGGATCAGTTGTTACACTTTGGATGTATGAtgaagaaatag